The nucleotide window CGAATGGTGTATGAGGTCGCTGCAGCCGTCCCGCTTCCGATTCTCGGCATGGGTGGCATCTCAACGGGTGAGGACGCCGTTGAGATGCTTCTGGCGGGGGCCGATATGGTCGCCGTCGGCACGGCGATTTTTAATGACCCACTGGCACCGATAGCGATAACGGCGGGCATAAAAGCGTATCTCAGCAGGAAAAATATAACGTCGGTCACAGAATTGACGGGAAGGGTTATTCGCAGCTGATATGACGACGATTTATCTGATTCGGCACGCCGAGGCGGAGGGGAACCTCTACCGGCGCATCCACGGGCAGTATGACAGCCTTGTTACGCGGCGCGGTTACAAGCAGATCGGCGCGCTGAAAAAACGCTTTGCCGATGTTTCAATCGACGCCGTTTATTCAAGCGATTTGACACGCACGCGTTTGACGGCTGCCGCCATTTATAAAAACCATGGGCTTGACGCCGCTTTCACACCGGCGCTCCGCGAGGTCAATATGGGTGTCTGGGAGGACACGCCGTGGGGCGAGGTTGAACGCTTCGAGCCGGACAAGTTGGACGCTTTCAATAACGATCCGACGCGGTGGCGTGTTGACGGCGCGGAAAGCTTTTTAGACCTCCGGCAGCGCATGACGCGCGAAATTGAAAAAATAGCCGCCTGCCATAACGGCCAGACGGTTGCCGTTTTCTCGCACGGCTCGGCCATCAGGGCTTTTGCCAGCGGTGTCATGAATGTTTCGCCGCAGGAAATACGCCGCGTGCCGCATTGCGACAATACGGCTGTTGCCCGTCTCGTTGCCGACGGCGATACAATGACCTTTGATTATTATGGCGACAATTCACATCTGCCGGAGGAGTACTCGACGTTTGCCCATCAGAAGTGGTGGCGTGAGAATACGACGTTTGACTCCACAAATATCCGGTTTGTTCCGTTTGACCTATCCGGAAATGTGCCGCTCTATCTCGAGTATCGCGCCGAGGCGTGCGACGCAGAGCGCCCCTGTGACGCGATGGCTGGGTTTTGGCTGGAGAACGCCCGCCGCCACGCGCAGGAGCACTCGCGTGCCGTGTCACTGGCGCTGATTGGCGACACACCCGTCGGTGCCATTGAGCTGGCAACAAAGGAGGGTGCTCTTGATAACGTCGGCGTCATTGAATTTTTCTATATGACGGGCTCGCACCGAAAAACTGGAATTGCCGTTCAACTATTAGGCCAGGCCGTTTCTGTCTACCGCACGCTCGGTCGGGAGCGCCTGCGTGTTGCCGTGAGCGCCCATAACGAGCGCGCTTACTGGTTCTGCGCCAAATACGGCTTTGAGAAGGTAAGGGAAGAGGATGGCCCGAACGGTCGTCACGATATTCTGGAAATGAATATCGCACTGGGCGGGAAGAATTTGTATGACATTATTTGACTTTCTGCCTGTCTCAAAAGCGGATATGGTGTCGCGTGGGTGGTATTATTACGATTTTCTCCTCGTGACGGGGGATGCGTACGTCGACCACCCAAGCTTCGGCACGGCCGTCATTGGCAGGGTGCTGGAAGCTGAGGGGTACCGCGTAGCCGTCCTTGCACAGCCGGGCTGGAAATCGGCTGATGATTTTGCGGCGATGGGCCGCCCGCGCTATGCGGCCTTACTTAACGCGGGGAATCTTGACTCAATGGTCGCCCACTATACGGCGGCAAAAAAGCGCCGCGGTGAAGATTTTTATTCGCCCGGTAAAAAGGCCGGATTGCGGCCGGACCGCGCGACCATTGTTTACGCAAACCGCGTCCGCGAAGCTTTTCCGGGGCTCCCGATTGTCCTGGGCGGGCTTGAGGCATCGCTCCGGCGCTTTGCGCACTATGATTACTGGGACGATGCGGTGCGCCACCCGATTTTATTTGACGCACAGGCTGATCTGCTGATTTACGGTATGGGTGAAAACGCCGTACGGGAGATTGCCAAAGCGCTCGCTGACGGCGTCCCGCCCGAGGAAATAAGAAACGTCCGAGGTACGTGCTATGTGACGGGCGATTTGGCTGCCTGTTCGTTTGAGTCGGTCTCATGCCCGTCGTTTGAAAATGTGACGGGGGACAAGCGCCGCTATGCCGAGGCCGCCATGCTGCAATATGATGAGCACGACCCTGTCTGCGGCCGAGCTGTCCTTCAGCCCTGCGGCGAAAAATTTCTCGTTGCGAACCCGCCCCAGCTGCCGCTTGATACAAAAGAGCTTGACCGCGTGGCGTCGCTCCCGTTTACGCGCGCGGTACACCCGATGTATGAAGCGCAAGGCGGCGTCCCGGCCATTGAAGAGGTGCTTTTTTCCGTCATCCACAACAGGGGCTGCTTCGGCGCATGCCATTTTTGTGCGCTGGCGTTCCATCAGGGGCGAATTGTCACAAGCCGCAGCCATGTGTCTGTTCTCCGCGAGGTCGAGGAGATGACGCGCCATCCGGCTTTTAAAGGCTACGTCCATGATGTCGGCGGCCCGACGGCCAATTTTAGAGCCCCAGCCTGTCAAAAGCAGCTTAAAACCGGCCTGTGCAAAGCAAAAAGCTGCCTTGCCCCGCAACCATGTAAAAACTTAGAGGCTGATCACACCGATTATCTCCAGCTATTGCGGAAGGTTCGCGCGGTGCCGGGCGTCAAGAAGGTCTTTATCCGCTCCGGCGTCCGCTTTGATTACCTGATGCAAGATAAAAGCGGCGAATTTTTCGCCGAGCTGGTGAAGCATCACGTCTCCGGCCAGCTCAAGGTCGCGCCGGAGCATTGTGACAACGCTGTCCTTGCCCTGATGGGCAAGCCGCCGCATGAGGTATACAGCCGGTTTGAAGAGAAATTTAACCGACTCAACGAGCGTTACGGCAAAAAGCAATTTCTTGTGCCGTATCTCATCTCGTCCCACCCCGGTTCAACGCTTGCCGACGCCGTCCGCCTTGCCGAATATCTCAGCGCGCGCGGCGTTCAGCCGGAGCAGGTGCAGGACTTTTATCCGACGCCGGGGACGCTGTCGACCTGCATGTACTACACCGGCCTGGACCCGCGCACGATGAAACAGGTCTATGTACCGCGCACCGCGCATGAAAAAGCCCTGCAGCGCGCCCTCTTGCAGTGGAAGCGCCCGCAGAACAGGCCGCTTGTCTTGGAAGCGCTTAAAACAGCAGGCCGGGAAGACCTCATCGGCTTTGGGAAGAAGTGCCTTGTCCGCCCGGTAACAAACCCGGAGCGGCCCAAAAAACAATCAGGGCGCCCGCACGATCACGGCAAAACAAAAAAACCGATAAAAAAAAGCACCCGCCGCTGAAGGCTGGTGTCCTGAGAGAAAGAAGTCCGGCCAAAAGCCGGACTTCCTTTTTGCTTCAGACGCCCTTATATTTCATTCTTGTGGCCAGTCCGCCCCGTATATGCCGTTCGGCCTTGTTGAATTCCAGCACTTCTTTTACCTGGAGATACAATGGCCTGTTGATGTGTTCAAGCCGCTCGGATAAATCTTTATGTACAGTTGATTTGCTGATGCCGAACTTTTTAGCCGCCGACCGCACCGTCGCTTTGCTCTCTATGATGTATTCCGCCAAATCACAGGCGCGCTCCTCGATGTTGGATTTCAAAAACATCACTCCCGGCAATAGTCATGCTAGACTATATGCATGAAAAAGGGCAGTTATGAGAGGGTTGAGCTTGTCAAAAGAGGAGATATCTGTCTTTTTTCAGCGGACAAACCTTTCACATATGCAAGCGGACATGCGTCTATGCATAAAATAACGCCGCCGACCTCAAACTAACGCCATGAGGGTAAATTTGCCACAAAATAAGGCGGAGGGCACGCTATGCAGCACAACACAATTTCCAATTGGAATCTCACCGGTGAAAAAACGCATTATCCGCGCCTGACAAAAAGCCTGACGGCCGACGTTTGTATCATCGGCGCGGGGATTACCGGTGTAACCTGTGCCTATTGTCTCGCGAAAAAAGGCTTTAAACCGCTTCTTATTGAGGCGGGCGGCATTTCAGACGGCACAACCGGTAACACAACCGGAAAAGTGACAATCCAGCATGATATCATTTATTCAAGGATACTCAAAAAATACGGGCTGGATACCGCCCGCGACTATGCCGCCTCACAGCAAATCGCCCTCGATTTTGTTAAAAGTGTTGTTTTTTCGGAATCAATTAACTGCCAGCTGACCGAGAACACTGCCTATATCTTTGCCAGAAACGAAAAGGAATGGGAGGACGTTCAAAAGGAACACGCAGCGGCAACTTCGGTGGGTATCGCGTCTGCGCTGCTTGAAAAACCAACATTTCCTGTTGAAAACATCGGCATGATGGGCTTCCCGGCGCAGGCTGTTTTTCACCCGGTGCGCTATGTTAACGCGCTTGCCAACGCTGCCGTCAAAAGGGGCGCCGTTATCCACGGTGGGACAAAAGCCATTAAAATTGAAAAAACAGACGATGTCGTTCGTGTCTATTGCGAGGACGATATCGTCATTGCCGCAAAACATGTTGTTGAGGCGACGCAATACCCACTATATGACGGGCCGAACGTCTTTTTTGCCCGGCTTTACCCAAAAAGGACATATGGTATCGCCGTCCGCGCCAAAGGCGACTGGGCGGAAGGCAGCTTTATATCAGCCGGGATGCCGACGCGTTCCTTCCGGACGCATTTGGAAAACGGCGAAAAGATTTTAATCGCGGTGGGCGACAGCCATTTGACAGGGCGCGGCGCGCGCGATATGACCGTCCACTTCAATAACCTCATGGGCTATGCCGACAGGCTGGCGGGCGTCAAAGAGGTGCTCGCCATGTGGTCGGCACAGGATTATGACACACCCGATATGATACCCTATATCGGCCGAACGTCCGAGCGTTCGAATATTTATGTGGCGACCGGTTTTAAAAAATGGGGTCTTTCAACCGGCACGCTTGCCGGTATGATGATCGCCGACCTGATCGACAAAGGCTCCTGCCGGTTTGAAGGCCTTTATTCCAGAACACGCGGCGATTTAATCGCCGCACCCGGAAAAACACTGTACGGTATTTTAAGCCCTATTGCCGAACTCTTAAAATCAAAGCTGGAAGGGACGGACGACTTGTCGGGCCTGCAGCCGGGGGAAGGGCGTGTCATCCGGTTTGAGGGTCAAAAAGCCGGCATTTACCGGGATGAAAACGACGATGTGACGATCCTTGATATCACATGCACACACATGGGAACGGAGCTTCGGTTCAACACCGCAGAAAAAACGTGGGACTGTCCGGCACATGGCGGCCGTTACGACGCCAGCGGGGCGCTTTTGGAAGGCCCGCCAAAGGATTCGCTTAAAATTCTCTTTCGTGGGAAGTTTGACGACCTGCCGACCGGTACTTGACCGGCGGCAGGTCGTTTTTCGAACGCTTCGCTTTAAAATTCCACGGTTTGTTATGTATCCAGAGGTCAAGCCTCTGGATATCGTTATACCCGCTCTTCGTGCTCCGCTTCACGGTCCCTGAACAGCAGGGAAATGAGCCAAATAGCAGCGAGACCGACGAGGGTGTATATGACTCTGCTGACCGACGACAGCTGACCGCCGAACAGATAGGCAACGAAATCAAATTTGAAAAGACCGATCGAACCCCAGTTGAGGCCGCCGATGATTGCAAGGACAAGCGCAATTCGATCCATAATCATTGCTGGATTCCTCCTTTATATGCTACACGCTTAATATAACCGCGCGTGAAAAAACTATGCATGTCGAAAAAAGAAATGCGCGCGATCAAAAAAAGAGCTGCCAACAGCCTGATATTTGAACACTTTTTCACGTGGAAATCGAAATTTACTGTTTTATAATCATTTTGAATACTGTATAATAACACATTACAGATGGCGCACCGGCGCTGCCGGACGCACCGGCAGCTTCGAAAAATAAAACGGAGGTTTTGACATGGACGAAATTCTAAAGCTTCTTGAAAAGGACGCGCGGCTGACGGCAGCACAAATCGCCGCGATGCTGGGCATGGATGTGAAGGATGTTGAAGCAGCCATTGCCAAAGCCGAAGCAGATGGAATCATCTTAAAATATACGGCGCTCGTGGATTGGGACAAGACGGGTGAGGAATCCGTAACGGCGCTTATCGAGGTTAAAATTGCGCCGCAGCGTGGCGAGGGCTTTGACAGGATCGCCCAGAGGATTTATCAGTATGACGAGGTCGACAGCCTCTATCTCATGTCCGGCGATTTTGATTTAGCCGTTTACATCACCGGCAAATCAATGAAGGACGTTGCCCAGTTTGTTTTTGCGCGCCTGGCGCCAATTGAGGGTGTGACCGCCACGGCGACGCATTTTATGCTGAAAAAATATAAGGAAAAAGGGTGCGTCTACCGCATTCAGGAGGAGCAGGAAGAGAGAGTGCTGTTCGTATGATGGATTACAATCATTTATTAAGTGACAACGTTAAAAAGCTTAAGCCCTCCGGCATCAGAAAGTTTTTTGACATATTGGAAGAGCTCAACAGCGACGACGCGATTTCCCTCGGAATCGGCGAGCCGGATTTCGTGACGCCATGGCATATCCGAGATGCCGGAATATTTTCGCTTGAAAAGGGGTTTACGAAATACACGGGCAACGCGGGCTTAACACGCCTGCGCGGCGAAATCGCCGGGTACTTAAAGCGCCGCTTCAATCTGGAATACACCTTCAAAGATCAGATCATCGTCACTGTCGGCGGCAGCGAGGCCATTGACCTCACCATTCGCGCTCTCGTCAATCCCGGCGAGGAGGTCATTGTGCCGGTGCCGTCGTTCGTGTGCTATGGGCCGATTACGGAGCTTGCCTGCGGTAAGCCTGTCTATGTAGAAACAAAGGTTGAAAACGAGTTCCGCCTGACGGCGGACGAGCTGCGCGCCGCCATAACTCCAAAGACGAAGCTTCTCGTGCTCCCGTATCCGAACAACCCGACGGGCGGTATCATGGAGCGCTCGGACCTAGAAGCCCTGGCGGACGTTTTGCGCGGAACGGACATTATGGTGCTTTCGGATGAAATATACGCCGAACTAACTTATGGCCAGCACCACGTCTCCATGGCGAACATCCCCGGGATGTATGACAGGACGATTGTCGTCAACGGTTTTTCAAAAAGCCATGCCATGACGGGCTGGCGTATGGGCTACGTCTGCGGCCCGGTACCCATCATCCAGCAAATGCTGAAAATCCATCAGTACGCCATCATGTCCGCGCCGACGACGAGCCAGTATGCCGCGATTGAAGCGCTCAAAACGGGTGACCCGGATGTTGAAATGATGCGGAAGGATTACGATTACCGCCGCCGCTTCCTGCTTGACGGTCTGCGGAACCTTAATATTTCCTGCTT belongs to Oscillospiraceae bacterium CM and includes:
- a CDS encoding GNAT family N-acetyltransferase, coding for MTTIYLIRHAEAEGNLYRRIHGQYDSLVTRRGYKQIGALKKRFADVSIDAVYSSDLTRTRLTAAAIYKNHGLDAAFTPALREVNMGVWEDTPWGEVERFEPDKLDAFNNDPTRWRVDGAESFLDLRQRMTREIEKIAACHNGQTVAVFSHGSAIRAFASGVMNVSPQEIRRVPHCDNTAVARLVADGDTMTFDYYGDNSHLPEEYSTFAHQKWWRENTTFDSTNIRFVPFDLSGNVPLYLEYRAEACDAERPCDAMAGFWLENARRHAQEHSRAVSLALIGDTPVGAIELATKEGALDNVGVIEFFYMTGSHRKTGIAVQLLGQAVSVYRTLGRERLRVAVSAHNERAYWFCAKYGFEKVREEDGPNGRHDILEMNIALGGKNLYDII
- a CDS encoding Lrp/AsnC family transcriptional regulator, which encodes MDEILKLLEKDARLTAAQIAAMLGMDVKDVEAAIAKAEADGIILKYTALVDWDKTGEESVTALIEVKIAPQRGEGFDRIAQRIYQYDEVDSLYLMSGDFDLAVYITGKSMKDVAQFVFARLAPIEGVTATATHFMLKKYKEKGCVYRIQEEQEERVLFV
- a CDS encoding FAD-dependent oxidoreductase, translated to MQHNTISNWNLTGEKTHYPRLTKSLTADVCIIGAGITGVTCAYCLAKKGFKPLLIEAGGISDGTTGNTTGKVTIQHDIIYSRILKKYGLDTARDYAASQQIALDFVKSVVFSESINCQLTENTAYIFARNEKEWEDVQKEHAAATSVGIASALLEKPTFPVENIGMMGFPAQAVFHPVRYVNALANAAVKRGAVIHGGTKAIKIEKTDDVVRVYCEDDIVIAAKHVVEATQYPLYDGPNVFFARLYPKRTYGIAVRAKGDWAEGSFISAGMPTRSFRTHLENGEKILIAVGDSHLTGRGARDMTVHFNNLMGYADRLAGVKEVLAMWSAQDYDTPDMIPYIGRTSERSNIYVATGFKKWGLSTGTLAGMMIADLIDKGSCRFEGLYSRTRGDLIAAPGKTLYGILSPIAELLKSKLEGTDDLSGLQPGEGRVIRFEGQKAGIYRDENDDVTILDITCTHMGTELRFNTAEKTWDCPAHGGRYDASGALLEGPPKDSLKILFRGKFDDLPTGT
- a CDS encoding YgiQ family radical SAM protein, producing the protein MTLFDFLPVSKADMVSRGWYYYDFLLVTGDAYVDHPSFGTAVIGRVLEAEGYRVAVLAQPGWKSADDFAAMGRPRYAALLNAGNLDSMVAHYTAAKKRRGEDFYSPGKKAGLRPDRATIVYANRVREAFPGLPIVLGGLEASLRRFAHYDYWDDAVRHPILFDAQADLLIYGMGENAVREIAKALADGVPPEEIRNVRGTCYVTGDLAACSFESVSCPSFENVTGDKRRYAEAAMLQYDEHDPVCGRAVLQPCGEKFLVANPPQLPLDTKELDRVASLPFTRAVHPMYEAQGGVPAIEEVLFSVIHNRGCFGACHFCALAFHQGRIVTSRSHVSVLREVEEMTRHPAFKGYVHDVGGPTANFRAPACQKQLKTGLCKAKSCLAPQPCKNLEADHTDYLQLLRKVRAVPGVKKVFIRSGVRFDYLMQDKSGEFFAELVKHHVSGQLKVAPEHCDNAVLALMGKPPHEVYSRFEEKFNRLNERYGKKQFLVPYLISSHPGSTLADAVRLAEYLSARGVQPEQVQDFYPTPGTLSTCMYYTGLDPRTMKQVYVPRTAHEKALQRALLQWKRPQNRPLVLEALKTAGREDLIGFGKKCLVRPVTNPERPKKQSGRPHDHGKTKKPIKKSTRR
- a CDS encoding DUF378 domain-containing protein, with the translated sequence MIMDRIALVLAIIGGLNWGSIGLFKFDFVAYLFGGQLSSVSRVIYTLVGLAAIWLISLLFRDREAEHEERV
- a CDS encoding aminotransferase class I/II-fold pyridoxal phosphate-dependent enzyme, whose product is MDYNHLLSDNVKKLKPSGIRKFFDILEELNSDDAISLGIGEPDFVTPWHIRDAGIFSLEKGFTKYTGNAGLTRLRGEIAGYLKRRFNLEYTFKDQIIVTVGGSEAIDLTIRALVNPGEEVIVPVPSFVCYGPITELACGKPVYVETKVENEFRLTADELRAAITPKTKLLVLPYPNNPTGGIMERSDLEALADVLRGTDIMVLSDEIYAELTYGQHHVSMANIPGMYDRTIVVNGFSKSHAMTGWRMGYVCGPVPIIQQMLKIHQYAIMSAPTTSQYAAIEALKTGDPDVEMMRKDYDYRRRFLLDGLRNLNISCFEPKGAFYMFPCIQSTGLTSEEFCERFILEEKVAVIPGDAFGKSGEGFVRMCYASSIDNISEALKRLERFLNRL
- the spoIIID gene encoding sporulation transcriptional regulator SpoIIID; the encoded protein is MKSNIEERACDLAEYIIESKATVRSAAKKFGISKSTVHKDLSERLEHINRPLYLQVKEVLEFNKAERHIRGGLATRMKYKGV